gatacagctgagcagcagcaacaaaaaaagtcgtctatcacaacgaaacgacaaagtctcccggtttaaaaacaccactcgaccgcacgacgaacacatacactcatttttaaaaattccatgttcaattaaaaaagagataatttcgttttggttaaaacgtaaactctttacgtgccctacgaaacactccgacacacacaattcactagggttggttgaactagtggatggttgattcatcattgtaaacgcactcactcaatccgacctactgaacacgatatcttgtgtagaactgacccctgccccggagaactcagataacaggtacgttatcaggctgctatcagtcccggccgcagataatattcaagtaaaacagattatccagacacagcacacaaactgaacattaaaacattaggaacttaaccacttatcaatataccccctaaaatcatgttatttgtcatttgcaccccatagtactatatatatattttttgttcaggagggtgagcagaatacgtaggtaacgtcaaattcgttatttgccgccccggcgtttaatcttactggtacgctAAAAAACTATacctttattaagtattttacaaaattataaaaacacacgTTTATATTTGAGTATTCCAAAATTCGACAAGATTGGTGATAAGTGTAATGAAAGCGTTGTTACCAGCCACTGCGCGCCACATATATTCAATGAGATAGGAATCTAAATGATAGCGAGCCATCAGATCCAgtgttaaacaatataaataacttcattttttacacaaaatcttatgtgtattattaataaaaagatgtttattaagttttattcagctgatagttctttttaaattgtaagtgtatttataatgtttctaaTTGTTATAATTCACACCCGACAAAAGCATCTTTGGTGTTGAAAGGCCTcgtggtttaaatttaaaattattgtgcaATAATAGTGTGTTTCTTTTACTgcaatatataaaactacttcaGAATTCTATTGgataggtttttatattttactatttggtAAGTTTAGATGTATCGTAATCTAATGAAATGAACTTGATGGTTTATTGCATGTGACATAATATTATGAAGACCATGAGAAAACCATACTGATGACCAAATACTACAATATACGACTTTGTTGCATTACTTTTATTTAACCCCAATAATAGTCAGTGATTCTGATCtcttaatttgaaatgtttgatttttttcagGCAATTTGTATTTTGGTACTTACCACAGATGCAGTACAAGAACCCAAACGTTCAGATAGTGACATTGAGAAACATGACACCATCGCCTTTCATTACCTGCTACTTTGGTAAGTTAATTAGAAGTTATCATACCTTAATTTGGTGCTTGGCATTCCACAATATAAGGTAAGTTTACCGCATTGTCAAATTCAGACGGTAGTATAAATTTTAGTTGCatttatattgttaacatttaCATCTAGGCTAGACTATACTAATTTTGGTATCTCCCTTGTGTATGAGATGTTTAAATTACAGTAACtgataacttaaattttacatggaatatgtttaacaattactgtacctatatttaaaacatattccatgtaaaattttagttattgtaatttaaacatcTCATACACTTTTAATAACCCCAGCACCACAACAAAAATGCGAGTTAATTACCCAAcatgtatgaatttatttaccTGGATACGGGCTAGGCCGGATTTACACATTTTACGTCCATAGGCCCTAGACATTTGCTGTCGCCCCACCCCCCACTCTAACCACAAGAATAACGTCATAgacagcaataaaaaaaaatctgtttagtaTTTAATCGTTAGTTTTACTGAGAAACGGGCAGAAGTAAGTAAAGAAAGTATTATATTAGGCTATAAATAGAGTAATGTATTTTTCTTCGAAATAATGGTATAacttaaaggtattaaaaataaaactagttttattatgtattagttatgaatttttaatacctttaagtTATGTATTAGTTATGAATAGTTATTCATTGATCtgatataaaacatgtattgtaataaaaaatagaatacaaaatatacataattgcTAGCTACAACAGAACTACCTATGTTAATTTAAACTGCCCACTCCTTGCTTGCAGTGGCAAAGTCATCAATAATGTCATTAAAATCAAATTCACGTTTTTATCAACAgcctaaaataacttttttagtcTGGACAGCACAGAAAATGATCTTTCACCTGCACAACTGGTTGTTGGTGTACATAGAAACAACTTTAGCCAAATACTCATATTTAGGTATAAGTTCTAAAGGTCCTTTgacaaaaaaaatctgtaaaattcaTTCAACAGCAACATTCATTTGACAAGGACATTTCTTCACCACTCTCTGACTTTTCTCGATATTAAAGTCCCTTTAGTCTCCATGTAAAAGTTTCCCTGAAGCAACTCAACAACAAATGGAAGACATTTCAATGTCAGTTGAATACGTTTCGTGCAAGAAATTTGCTGCTGTAGTGATTTCATCGGCATTAAAGTTGCATAGGTTTTGATAAGAATGATAACCTGTTGAGAAATTCATTAGAGACTTTTAATCTCTTATTTAACTGAGAATGAATTGTTGTCAATAATTATCACATAATAACTTTGAAGCCTGTGGTCTGAACTTTCTTCATTGTTCGTATGTTTTTTTCCATCTTCCTCTGATTTTGATGAATCTGATTTGTCAAAGACTTCTTTCTTGTCCTTGATTGTTTAGGGTTTTGTTTGTCTTTAATAAATTCTATGACAGTCTCACAATCACCAAGTATTTTGGATAATCTGTAGCTTGTTCTTCAGCTACCTTAAACAATTGAAGGTATATCTTAATTCATCCACAAATTCAGTCACTgaactttttcatttaaagaattgAACTAGCGTTATAAACTTCTTCCCAAACAACTGCcatacatgttttttttcttgataaagaAGCTGTGTTAACAGTTCTTTAGCCTTAGTTATGTTTCTCCTATTCGTATTCAATAATACTCTTGAGAGTCTTCCTAATTGGCTCTCTGTTCTAACTTATGCAAGCTTTTTCCCTTGCTGCCCATCTTTTTATGCTTAATGATTCGACAGTCAGGTTCTTAGCATCAGAGTTGAAAAACGATTCTAGAATATTCCATTGATGGGTAGAGCCAGAAAAGAAATTGTAgagtgattttaaaaattcagaaaagttACTGAATGTTGCGCAAAACGTTCTGCAGTACTTGATCATACCAATTCAGTGAATGGACGTGAAATTTAATTGATTGACTTCATTAAGCTTAACTTTTAATCCGGTAGCTGTTATATCCATGACATGTTTAATGCACTATTAATTGTTTGCCTATGGCAGTTTTTAATATTCACCATTCCCCTAACCtcaacaaaaaactaaatgtttttatagtgATGTTCGATTATCCAAAAATCCCCCTTCACCAATTGTTTCACCATATTGTCGGATAATCAACACTCTACTGTAACAGATATTACAGTATTGCATAACAATAGTATTATTGTGTTGTGATAACAATAGTGAAACAAAACTATAGATAACTGACTATAGACTGGATGTAGATTGCAGTGAGAAAGAGATAAACAATATGAACTGATATCTTATTGGTCATGTCCGATACCTTCTTTTAGGTGTTCAGTTGTCACTTCCTGTCAATGAATCACAAAGCTGATGCATCAGTCAGTATGGCACGACAAATTCTCACTCTTTTTGTAACATGTAGagtcaataattatttgttggttTTTTGTCATAAATACTTATGTGcaggttaaatttattttccccTCAGATGTTGCCACCTTCAAAAATTTGCCAACTGGGGTCCGGACCCATTACTAAATTCGGCCCTGGATATGGGCTCATAACATTTCTGAGAGAGGCGCTTATTGGTTTACTAAAGTTGCTTATCTTTATTGAATGGCTTTTTTAAGTAGTGTCTCACACTGTttcaagttaaaaatgtttcttggagaatttttgaaaaagtattatatttattgagataCAGCTGGTCATAAGTGGAATCGGGACTTGGAAAATGGTTAAGAAGAGCATATTGCATTCTCCAAggtaacatacatttaaaatgtagaaaattttagttttaagtatattacttgcacctttttattgtaaaacgatataaaatgaaactgatattttcatgtacatataaggaaaattaacaaacaagtatcattattaatggaaaatttgtgaaaatttaagAAGGTAAAACTAAATGTCAatcattgtaaaaatactatgttgCCTGAAAACACACAACCGTTTTCAATCAGGTAGTATAACCATTAGAAGATTAATATTGTAACAGTATGTTTAGCTCATAAGTCCAACTACTGTGTTACAAAATATCTCGTCAGTGATCGATAATGAGTTTATCCACCTTAACCTGATATAGATAGTTataattctttttcttatctTGTATTTTAAGAACCCTTGCAGTAAAACTAATAAAGGTTTCTGTTTTTGTTTGCagacaataatgaaaaaatgcTCATTGACTTGGACAGCAAAGGAAAAGACGACATATTAGAACATGTTATTAAAGTATTAGGTAAACCCAAGTAAGTCCAACATTTTGCAGTACCTAGTTTATCAGTGCAACATACAGCTAGAGCCAATCCttactattctaaaaatatttattgtttttttctgccataaatattaaaatgatgtgTTTGTTAAATATGCAGGTCCAAAAATCACTAGctagtgtaaaaaaaaaaaaataaaataaaaaaatgaaattgagaGCTGTATAGTTGGAACAGTAGAACGATTGATTTATCTTAAAAGCacatttattgacataaaaaagtgTAGTTTATCAGAAAACATTACATTAAGTGTGGTTTACAGGTTATAAACTACAGAAATAACTGTTACAGTAGTATACACATTAGGGGTTATAAATACGATTTGTCCTGCCATACATGATTGCTCTActcaatacaatataaattattatgcgctttatcactttatttaaggggattctgcatctagatgggtgtttttttatatttactaacattttattattttgatgtattttttcaattccctacatgtaaaaactaatatgtaaatacctttggtgtcatattttaattttacttggatacaataaaataaatactcgttttttattttgtaaaaaacgttaatttttttaaaattgatattccatAGCTGAATGACAATCAATTGTTatcctgtttattttattttgatgctaTTGACAGCTACTACATTCCTATGTATTTTCATTGTCATACCCCAATAGATTAAAATTCCAtgggcttttaaaaattaaaaaaaatatattttctcatttatattttatttgtataattaaaaaaaataggttaggTAAGCTGTAGAGTTATGAAAAATACATAGGAATTTTAGACATGATATGAATAATACCTGgaaaaaatttcagctctctatgTATTATGGTTCTCaagcaatatcaatttttattcaaaagaaacCTAACTTTCGGAAAATCGcgataaactaaaatagtttcatttcttcaatgtaatctacaagttttatattaatacaacaattttatataacataatattacattaatttgtttattttacataggCCTATTAGAATAgtaatccataaatattttttgttggtccaaaatctaagttttgaagtcttaaaaaaaaaaaaaaaaaaaattagacctACCGTATCAAGTAGTGGTTCCAGCATTCAGATCTTTTACAGCCAATGTAGCCTACTAGGTTTTTAGACCTAGAATTCTCCTGCACACATACACCAGCCCTTCTGTTGCTCTTAGTCTTTCTTCTTCTGCTATCTGTGCCACTTTCAGTCTCCTCCTATATTCTCCAATCTGTAACTCTTTGCGCCTTTTTGATAGTCGTAGCCTGCTTTTATCAAAGCGCTTAGCTATCCTATAACTGTGCCTCCCAGACTAATACCTGCAGCCTCTTGATAGCTTGAACAAGTTTTCATATAGCCTGTGTTGTAAATGCTGATGGCTTCAAAAATACCcagttcaagttttgttttagatgtgtaaacagttttggggCACTTTGACCAAATAACATTGTGGAGCGCCTCATTGGCATTTTGAGTCCGACCGGCTAAACACCTAGTCAACAAAGTTTCGGTGGAGAGCCTCTCATATAAAGGAAGCATTTCTTATCACTACATTAGGAGAGAGAGgtgttttgattttcaatgcATGTGGTTCAGGAGATCTTTCCATCAGCAATGGCTCTTTGGTAAAAACACCAAGATTCCTTCCCTAGCGGACATAACTTATGATGTGGTGACTCATCAGTGGATTTACAGTGAAAGAGAGTGGGCATATATTGCCTCTTTCATTTTGGTTACATTACCAAGGTttttatgtataccattgtgGTAATACCTTGTTAGTTTTTGTATAACTGGTTCACTTAGGTGACCTCGAGATCGACCTCCAACTGggttttttttgattttgaacgaTCCTTTACTAGTTTTCTCAATCCAGTGCCTAACCTCTTTGCAACATGATTGAGGCACTCCACTTTTCAATCTGTTTGTCACCATAAATATTGCAATCATTTAGATGTGCAATTGTTTTTGCAATCGCCATCCGACAACATGGTTGTATATCTAAATCCAATGCTTTCCGAACGCCGCCACAATCTTTCTGCTGCCTCCACCTCCATTCCTGGTGATGAACCTACATAGTTTTTGGTTACATACACCTTTGTGATTGTTGTACCAAGTCTGAAAATGCTCAGGGTTGCTAATTTTTCGTTTTGCTACCtcacatatgttacaaaatttggatatcacttcaaaatctataacaagacctgtcaaaatttcaatacaacaacCAATCCCATATTTGGATGTGAAACCACGTTTCTGCCATGATCCGTCATAACTCACAGTTATGTCAAACACCTCATTGTCAGCATCTAAAGTGCcataacacttttttacttcGAATCGGGCTAATTCCAAAAACATGTTCCATTTCTGTTTTTTGAAGAAGCGTGTAGGGCtacttatatgtttttgaaaCGTTCTATAATTCATTGGACTCATGTTCAAGGACATACAAAACATATCTAAAAGCCCTATGCCCTTTGCCAATAGAAGCAATTGCTTTGACTACTCTGCGGTTTACGTCATAAGAACCTCTCGGAGTGTCGTTTGTATTTCGTCGACTGGGACGTACAAAAGCTAGTCTCATATAATCACAGTCATCACATTTTACATTCAGGGTAACAGCAAAACCTTTTATGCATTTGGTTATTACTTTTGACCTctcagaaaaacacatttttacaaggAAAAGAGCCTATAAAAACTTTCAAGCTTCTTGGTTTTCGACTAAAATGTATTCTGATGATTCGTTTTTTTTCTGGAATTATCTCATTATAACTAGAATATAATGCAAATCCAGTAGGCCTACTTACATTTTCCACAGTCTCTTCACTTACTTGTTGTTGGACAAATGGTGCATTTGTAACATGTTGCATACTAACACTAGGTTTGTGGATCACAAGTTTGTAGGTTAGGCCTAGGCTCAACTGGAGCTCTATTTCCATTGTCACTTGTATCTTTCCATCTTAGCGAAATCGCTTGTCTATTTCTATCACTTAGTCTCTTTTTGGAGTTCTTTTTTTCGACCCATATTTGACTAAACTATTCACTTATTGTAGACACTAAAACACAAGAAACTGCacaattacaattgtaaacaaacagaatattttgtgaatgtttgtttgtgaTATGCTACCATATGACTCAAATACATTTGATCAGCTGTTTGAGCAAACAGTTGTTAGCTAACTAACATACAAGCTAGCCAGagaaagacaaacaaacaaagataaataactatagaaacaaagagtaaacaataaTGCTTATTACATGTAAAGTTTCTTTGAAACCAGAAAATGTCGAGTTCACACTCAGGACATGGccgaataaaataatatattatgagataaaatattattttttttagtcataaagttatgtttttctggttcagaattaaacagagaacaagaatatgtataaatatttttttttcaaaatttttgtcattttttgccATTTCTAGATGCAGAATCCCCTTAATAATCTTGTTCCAGCTGAAAAGTCTGTAATGTTCTTCTACGTAGCAGACAACAACCTTAAGTTTGCTGCAATATTCCTCAATTTGCAGATTCACTAAATGTTCATTGGAATATACTACTTGctaaatcaaatacatttttatcatttatttttcacAACTTGCGCCAATTTTTCAAGTGTGGATACTGACATTTCTTTTCAAGATTTAGTGTCTATAGATGACATCTGTTTGTTGTATTGATTGTTTTCATAGTACCCAAACCATATGCTGCTGCCTTGATTTGTAATTTCTCAAACAGACccaatatactttatatttttgcCTCTTACTCCGCAATATAAGGTATTGCTACTTTAGTGACTTGATTTCCCTCTGATACATATGAGCTTGAAGAGAGATCACAATGCTGGAAaaataatgcttttattttaCCCTTTTTCAATTCATCGGAAGGATGAGATGTTGCATTgttgaataacaatatttcacATACAGAGAGTGTTTCCTATGTGTTTTGTAACATTGAACATTTATCATAAAACTATTTCTTGAAAAGGGTGGATTGCATCCACGCTAATTTtggttttggaaaaaaatctCATAAAGACGGCATATTAATATCTTTCAACCCCCTTAGTTTTTATCTAGCCATTAACAAACAATGGCATGTTATGATTGTGATTAGCATTACTGCATAGAGCTATTGTGATTCTTTCTTTAGCTAGCTTTGTACTTTGTACAGACTCATTTTGTGCAGCTCGAGTTCTTGTAGAAAGCATCTTGCAGTTTAAACCAGATTCTTCAATGTTATAAACTTGATCTGGTTCAAATCTATGCAGTTCAACATTTTTTCGAATTTTGATATGTTTGTTATAAGCTGTTACATCAGATGAGAACTTCTcactgaaaattatgtttttccagATTACATGCTTTTTTTTCCAGTGGTGCAACCAGCCTTTGCTTGCTGTGAGTTGTTGTTCTCTTTTTATGATCGGTCCAGACAATAGAGTTCCTCTACTTCTCTCCCGCTCAAACCATACCCATAAAGTAGCACTGTCTAAAATCACATACCTAGGCCTCTTCAAAGTTTTCCAATTTTGTTTTTCGGGTACAGAGAGAGTAACGTGCTTCCACTTTTGAACAGACATAGTTTACTAGTTTTCTCAAAATCATATGTAAACCGAACTCTGCATGAATCatgtattaaattaactttaaggAAAGACTAAATGCACTATCACAATAACTGTATAAACAACTACCGGTCTTCTGATACACACACATACTGTCAATTAATGATGCATCATTGACATTATACGACTTTGAGTGATAGACAAACTCAGATAAGCAATAGGACTAAGCGTGGAAGGGGGGGGGGGCTATTCAAGTAAAAACTAGCAGAGGTCTActgtatcataaaaattaaatagtacatAAAACATGGCAGATAAAGGTTTATggtaattctatatatatatatatatatatatatatatatatatatatatatatatcacacataTTTATTTCAGCTTATGATATGTATGAGTTTTGTTTGATTGCAGAGACATTTTGAAAGCAGAAGCTCAAGCCATGGAAATAAAAGATAATCCAGCAAACTTTGGATATATGTGTGAAAAGGCCTGCATTTGTGAAGTACCCGGCCAAATACCATGTCCTGGTGCCGTGCCTCTCCCCTTCCACATGAGAGGGAAATACCGAAATAAGATGGACGAGTTGAATGGTTaacttaattgtttgttttagtataataaaaattgtaaataagtaaaattatatgtgATGTTTCCATTCAaccttttgttttaaaacatttatttgccagtagtaacaagaaataatattaacttcAGCAATCTGTCAACCATATTGTGTTGGATCAAACTATATGGTTGTCCAtctttaaaattggaattaataatagaaaaatgaaCCTACACTTGTAAGATTAACTCTTTTACTACCAAACAAATTTTAGTTGGATATCCTAAAAAAGCTGAGGTTTTTTTCTTGCTATATGCAAGTTTATACTGAAAATACTATAAGCAttctatttataaagttatttttcagTTTTGCTTTAAAATAGTTGTCCTCTTctagaaaaattactaaaaattgttaattaaaaaatgtgtttttttggggTGAATGATTGTAAAATTGTGAATTTAACATTGTATGAATTGATAGGATggattgataataaattatgatatcataattaattgtgataacatttaaattgattaaaaaaattcagtatgtaattattatttttgcaaggtatttatctattttatgtaCTGCATgcttttaacaaacaaaaaattattcataaataaattcattggaaatttgaaaaatctttgacacaataaatacaatgttGGCCCTGATTTACcctttataatttagttttatcaatGAGTTATAATATTTAAGGTAATTGTCATTGTTCAATGATATATCATACATTTTGGTACAACACAAACTCACTcatctttattttgtaattacacaataatacaatacatcaAGAAAAGTACACACTTATTCcttgttaaaaatacatatgttatatccttaaatttaaaatgcaaaagcAAAACTGTGTGTTATCTGCGTTGGGAAGGCCTTTTGTAGGGTTTTGTACTTTTTTCTCTAAAGGCTCGTACAGGATGACTGTTACCAACTCCACTCGGTCCATCTTTTGGCTGGAACTCATTTGAACTCTCTTCCATCATTCTAAGTTTAGCTTCAATTTGCTGAATCTTAGTTAATCGACTGAAACAGAGAGTTACGATTAAATTTATGGGTAAATAAACTAAggagtttttgttgttgttgttttagactatttgttaataaacaatttattgtgaattaatgGATGCTGAGAAGAATGGTAAGATGATTGTAGGTAAAAGACAGATGAATGTAAGCAGGAATAAACAAAAGGCAAAATATAAAGTtacgtttcaaaataattttacaaaaactattcaCAATACAAAATAGCTATGCACGTGACACACTGTATGTATTCCAACTTAAACTACAATACAGTGCATCAACTGATCAATGGATACATGTTCTTGGAATTcagttacaaatatataaatttgttttaaaggagGGGCTGATCCCTATTTAAGTTATCCTTAATAAACGTGGTTTGAGTAATAAGAACAACCTTCTCAGGTATATTTCACTGTTGACTATAGAAATGATTTTGGTTGAGTATAGTATGTGacataattaaaattgattttttttttaattaaaaagttaaaataacataCTTTTGTTATTGGtgtctttgaaaatgtttgaatgaAAAACATCTACTTAGTAAGTGTCCAAATGGAAAGTGAATGAAAATTAAGTCTTGTGAAAGCTAAAGCATCaacaactgaatttaaaaaaaaattaaaggtctAATCTTCAGGTTACTCAACCAACTTAATGTAAGTGATATTTTTCACCAGCAGATCAATGTGTAACTTTACTCCTTCTgagaagtttgtttttgttgatggaaggattttgaatgaaacagattttttcggacatttgccatcgttacaaaaagtcagtaacactacgttcgagatctgcaatctaatttcttcttcaggtaaataactactaacttaacacataataattacaaactaggttaaaataaacaaatcataccagagcattgtgccACGcttaagtcagaaatcacaaccattatgttgtgtgtaaacttcactaactctaaaacatgcacttaataaaaaaaataaacacaac
This genomic stretch from Homalodisca vitripennis isolate AUS2020 chromosome 6, UT_GWSS_2.1, whole genome shotgun sequence harbors:
- the LOC124364868 gene encoding probable 28S ribosomal protein S25, mitochondrial, which gives rise to MPFMKGVEPIRYTLKYLKAGKIIFKDALQILSINYNVKGDHHEGARQFVFWYLPQMQYKNPNVQIVTLRNMTPSPFITCYFDNNEKMLIDLDSKGKDDILEHVIKVLGKPKDILKAEAQAMEIKDNPANFGYMCEKACICEVPGQIPCPGAVPLPFHMRGKYRNKMDELNG